In one window of Gloeocapsopsis sp. IPPAS B-1203 DNA:
- a CDS encoding MFS transporter: MKFFQQQLSSWLPQLDPQVWILGFGRFLSEIGTGFTLFYAPIFFVNQVGFSATAVGFALGSASISGIFGRILGGSLSDSPKWGRRRTLLLSAAVAAIASLVLATTVTFPVLILGNLLSGLGQGLYWPATEAVVADLTTPANRREAYALTRLADNLGLGTGIILGGALVSTTGAYRALFLLDATSFMVFFVVIYLAIKETYQPLANTSDLSAKSNWAIALSDRRLLVYVLVNIIFTTYTSQLHSTLPLYLRNFVSSNSTQGFTESTLSALFACHMAVAILFQLPIARVLKRFTHPYALIVSALIWAVAFSCVWFTGITPVNQLFWAIVAMGIFGLAIVSYTPSAAALVTELAPESQRGVYFSMSSLCWAVGYFIGPPLGGWALDQSRVFVYSYWLGLAASVFLTIAILHYLNQLVYKSSKKKLF; this comes from the coding sequence ATGAAGTTTTTTCAGCAACAGTTATCTTCGTGGTTGCCACAACTCGATCCTCAAGTTTGGATTCTTGGTTTTGGTCGTTTTTTATCGGAAATTGGTACAGGGTTTACACTGTTTTATGCCCCCATCTTTTTTGTGAATCAGGTGGGCTTTTCGGCTACTGCGGTAGGTTTTGCTCTAGGTAGTGCTTCGATTTCTGGTATTTTTGGGCGAATTTTGGGTGGTTCCTTGTCTGATTCTCCCAAGTGGGGACGCCGTCGCACTTTACTCCTTTCTGCGGCTGTTGCGGCGATCGCTTCTTTGGTCTTGGCAACAACGGTCACTTTCCCAGTTTTAATTCTTGGTAACTTGCTTTCTGGACTTGGACAAGGATTATATTGGCCTGCAACCGAGGCGGTTGTTGCTGATTTAACAACACCTGCAAACCGACGCGAAGCTTATGCACTGACCCGACTCGCAGACAATCTTGGGTTAGGTACAGGAATTATCCTTGGTGGTGCGCTAGTGAGTACCACTGGAGCATACCGCGCGTTATTTTTGCTCGACGCAACTTCGTTTATGGTGTTCTTTGTCGTTATTTATTTGGCCATCAAAGAAACTTATCAACCTCTAGCGAATACATCTGATTTATCTGCGAAAAGTAACTGGGCTATAGCACTTAGCGATCGCCGCCTTTTGGTTTATGTTCTGGTAAATATTATTTTCACGACTTATACGTCGCAACTCCACAGCACGTTACCGCTGTATTTGCGAAATTTCGTATCTTCTAACTCAACTCAAGGATTCACCGAATCGACCCTCAGTGCTTTATTCGCTTGCCACATGGCAGTTGCCATCCTGTTTCAATTACCCATCGCGCGTGTTTTAAAACGCTTTACCCATCCTTATGCGCTCATTGTTTCTGCTTTGATCTGGGCAGTGGCTTTTAGCTGTGTTTGGTTTACTGGCATCACTCCTGTAAATCAACTATTCTGGGCGATCGTTGCAATGGGTATCTTTGGTCTAGCGATCGTTTCTTATACTCCCTCTGCCGCTGCTTTGGTGACAGAACTCGCGCCTGAATCTCAACGCGGAGTTTACTTTTCTATGAGTTCTCTCTGCTGGGCTGTTGGCTATTTCATCGGTCCACCATTAGGCGGCTGGGCTTTAGATCAATCGCGTGTTTTTGTCTACAGCTATTGGCTCGGTTTGGCTGCTAGTGTTTTCCTTACAATCGCCATCCTGCACTATCTCAACCAACTTGTGTATAAAAGCTCTAAGAAAAAATTATTTTAG
- the hisIE gene encoding bifunctional phosphoribosyl-AMP cyclohydrolase/phosphoribosyl-ATP diphosphatase HisIE, producing the protein MSVDKEILNEAIPVEKIRYDDRGLVPAIVQDYLDGTILMMAWMNRESLHRTMETGETWFWSRSRGQLWHKGATSGHIQKVRSLRYDCDSDALLVSVEQIGDVACHTGERSCFHRIDGQVVAPPADTLSQLFAVICDRRDYPTEDSYTCKLLANGDNKILKKLGEETAEVVMACKDDDPEAIAAEVADLFYHALVALAHHKVELKDVYRKLQERRR; encoded by the coding sequence ATGTCTGTTGATAAAGAAATATTAAATGAAGCTATACCTGTAGAAAAAATTCGCTACGATGACCGAGGTTTAGTGCCTGCAATTGTCCAAGATTATTTGGATGGCACTATATTGATGATGGCTTGGATGAATCGCGAGTCGCTACATAGAACGATGGAAACTGGAGAAACCTGGTTTTGGAGTCGTTCTCGTGGTCAACTGTGGCACAAAGGAGCAACTTCAGGTCATATTCAAAAAGTGCGATCGCTGCGTTATGACTGTGATAGCGATGCCTTGCTCGTTAGCGTTGAACAAATCGGCGATGTTGCTTGTCACACTGGAGAACGCAGTTGTTTCCACCGTATCGATGGGCAGGTTGTGGCTCCTCCTGCAGATACTTTGTCGCAGCTTTTTGCTGTAATTTGCGATCGCCGCGATTATCCCACGGAAGATTCTTATACTTGTAAGCTTTTAGCTAACGGAGATAACAAGATCTTGAAAAAGCTAGGTGAGGAAACCGCTGAAGTTGTCATGGCTTGTAAAGATGACGACCCTGAGGCGATCGCGGCTGAAGTCGCTGATTTGTTTTATCACGCGCTTGTCGCTTTAGCGCATCACAAAGTTGAACTCAAAGACGTTTATCGCAAGCTGCAAGAACGCCGTCGTTAA
- a CDS encoding glycosyltransferase family 4 protein, translating into MKILITISHLMTGGAQTFVIRLASALAKHHTVYVYNCNFFPIADNTLVDRFPDNVRVISFFPPSSPNLLNQALTKLERLTAKVGKKVKIREELRKLYFQFILKQIKVDLINSHLYHADKFVVENIQVSTPVVVTDHGDYKYVIEQQLSDRSSTQKIFNRINGIVVLSEDNATAIAPYVTSNLPIKKIYNGVAIPQPQNTISGREKLKIPKDALVFGMVARGIQEKGWAELIQAFQQVLHAPQREAHLILVGDSEYLRNLKASLNDMADKIHFVGYSADPNYWIECFDVGVLPTYFDGESLPYSIIEYLSFGKPAIATEIGGIPEMMTHNAQTAGFTIKTQAGKADVSSIAHAMLQYINNPALLNQHSQIAQQAFEKFNIENCVKSYELFFQQVLVHHKTSPDQK; encoded by the coding sequence ATGAAAATTCTGATTACCATTTCCCACTTAATGACCGGAGGTGCGCAAACTTTTGTTATTAGGTTGGCAAGTGCTTTAGCAAAGCATCATACTGTATATGTTTATAACTGTAATTTTTTTCCAATTGCTGACAATACTTTAGTTGATAGATTTCCTGATAATGTCAGAGTAATATCTTTCTTTCCTCCTTCCTCACCGAATTTACTAAATCAAGCTTTGACAAAATTAGAGCGTTTAACAGCGAAAGTAGGTAAAAAAGTAAAAATTAGAGAAGAATTAAGAAAGCTGTATTTTCAATTTATTCTTAAACAAATAAAAGTAGATTTAATCAATAGTCATTTATATCATGCAGATAAGTTTGTTGTAGAGAATATACAAGTATCAACTCCAGTTGTTGTGACAGATCACGGTGACTATAAATACGTGATCGAGCAACAACTCAGCGATCGCAGTAGTACTCAAAAAATCTTCAATAGAATTAATGGAATTGTTGTTCTATCGGAAGATAATGCTACAGCAATAGCACCATATGTGACGAGTAATCTGCCTATAAAAAAGATTTATAACGGTGTGGCGATACCTCAACCACAAAATACGATCTCTGGGCGAGAGAAACTAAAGATACCAAAAGATGCTCTCGTATTTGGTATGGTTGCTAGAGGAATTCAGGAAAAAGGTTGGGCAGAGTTAATTCAAGCATTTCAGCAGGTGCTACACGCACCTCAACGAGAAGCTCATTTAATTTTGGTTGGTGATAGCGAATATCTCAGAAATCTCAAAGCATCGCTTAATGACATGGCTGATAAAATACACTTTGTTGGCTACTCTGCTGATCCTAATTACTGGATAGAATGTTTTGATGTTGGAGTTTTGCCGACATATTTTGACGGTGAAAGTCTTCCTTATTCGATTATTGAGTATTTATCTTTCGGCAAACCAGCGATCGCAACTGAGATTGGAGGAATCCCTGAAATGATGACACATAACGCTCAAACTGCGGGTTTTACTATTAAAACTCAAGCAGGTAAAGCAGATGTGTCTTCCATCGCTCATGCCATGCTGCAATATATAAACAATCCCGCTCTACTCAATCAGCATTCTCAAATTGCACAACAAGCTTTTGAGAAGTTTAATATAGAAAATTGTGTTAAAAGTTATGAATTATTTTTTCAACAAGTATTAGTTCATCATAAGACTTCACCTGATCAAAAATGA
- a CDS encoding sulfotransferase domain-containing protein → MLKNSRGKKLFLELNSDYRQAIFLAGTGRSGTTWVSSIINYNNDYRDIFEPFHPYKVELVEHFRYRQYLRIDNQHQEFLQPTKAILSGKIKNQWTDQFNKKVFCQKRMIKDIRANFLLKWLNHNFPEVPIILLFRHPCAVVNSKLHLGWGNHLDELLAQPELVEDFLQPFKQEIIAAKTDFEKQIFLWCLENYVPLKQFAPQEIHLAFYENFCKEPKAEIERLFTFLGKKFDDTVFAILNKPSATSRQESAIITTGNVVDSWKKHITHEQLERAIEILSLFGLDTLYSQDPLPNISGAYTLMKN, encoded by the coding sequence ATGTTAAAAAACAGTCGTGGAAAAAAACTTTTTTTAGAGCTAAATTCAGATTACAGACAAGCAATTTTTCTAGCAGGAACTGGTAGAAGTGGCACAACCTGGGTTTCTTCTATTATCAACTATAATAATGATTATCGAGATATATTTGAGCCTTTTCATCCCTACAAAGTAGAGCTAGTTGAGCATTTTAGATATCGACAATATTTAAGAATAGATAACCAACACCAAGAGTTTCTTCAACCGACAAAAGCTATATTATCTGGAAAAATAAAAAATCAGTGGACGGATCAGTTTAATAAAAAAGTGTTTTGTCAAAAACGAATGATTAAAGATATTAGAGCAAATTTTTTATTGAAATGGCTAAACCACAATTTTCCAGAGGTTCCCATCATCTTATTGTTTAGGCATCCATGTGCTGTTGTCAACTCTAAACTTCACCTGGGCTGGGGTAATCATTTAGATGAACTGTTAGCACAACCAGAATTAGTCGAAGACTTTTTACAGCCATTTAAACAAGAGATTATAGCAGCTAAAACCGATTTTGAAAAGCAGATATTTCTCTGGTGCTTAGAAAATTATGTTCCTTTAAAACAGTTTGCTCCACAAGAGATTCATCTAGCTTTTTACGAAAATTTTTGTAAAGAGCCTAAAGCAGAAATTGAACGTTTATTTACATTTTTAGGCAAAAAATTTGATGACACAGTCTTTGCAATTCTTAATAAGCCTTCTGCGACAAGCCGGCAAGAAAGTGCGATTATTACTACAGGTAATGTAGTTGATAGTTGGAAAAAACACATTACACATGAGCAACTAGAAAGGGCAATAGAGATTCTGAGTCTCTTTGGACTGGACACACTATATTCGCAAGATCCTCTGCCAAATATCAGTGGTGCATATACTTTAATGAAAAACTAA
- the speY gene encoding deoxyhypusine synthase → MAIPSKKIAPVPIPSDIGVVDLIDNYFTAYNSARLREICQLLSREVLQEGVTVGLSVSGAMTPAGFGVSALAPLMRHGFVDWIISTGANLYHDLHYGLGMKLYSSSPFLDDVKLREQGTIRIYDIIFDYDVLLGTDDFIRKIIQAEPFQKRMGTAEFHNLLGKYVREVEKQVGVEHSCLLATAYECGVPIYTSSPGDSSIGMNVAAMSLSGSNMIIDPAIDVNETAAIAYCARESGDAGVEGKSAAVIIGGGSPKNFLLQTQPQLHEVLGLEERGHDYFVQVTDARPDTGGLSGATPSEAVSWGKVDPEELPSTVVCYTDSTIALPIITAYVINQCKPRSLKRLYDRREEMYSKLQQDYSRGQKSGILG, encoded by the coding sequence ATGGCAATACCTAGCAAAAAAATTGCACCAGTACCCATACCATCAGATATTGGTGTCGTGGACTTAATTGATAACTACTTTACTGCATACAACTCAGCACGGCTACGAGAAATTTGTCAACTACTTAGCCGCGAAGTGCTACAAGAAGGCGTGACAGTAGGCTTAAGTGTATCTGGCGCGATGACTCCAGCGGGATTTGGAGTTTCTGCGCTTGCACCATTAATGCGTCATGGCTTTGTAGATTGGATTATTAGTACTGGCGCTAATCTCTACCACGATCTGCACTACGGCTTAGGAATGAAGTTGTATAGTAGCAGCCCCTTCTTAGATGATGTCAAACTCCGCGAACAAGGCACAATCCGGATTTATGACATTATTTTTGATTATGACGTGCTGTTAGGAACAGACGATTTCATCCGTAAAATTATTCAAGCCGAACCGTTTCAGAAACGCATGGGAACGGCTGAGTTTCATAACTTGCTAGGTAAGTACGTCCGAGAAGTTGAAAAACAAGTTGGTGTCGAGCATTCTTGCTTGCTAGCAACAGCCTATGAATGCGGTGTTCCTATTTATACTTCCTCTCCTGGCGACAGTTCGATTGGCATGAACGTAGCAGCAATGTCTTTGTCGGGGTCAAATATGATTATCGATCCTGCAATTGATGTCAATGAAACTGCGGCGATCGCCTACTGTGCCCGTGAGTCTGGAGATGCTGGTGTCGAAGGGAAAAGTGCTGCGGTCATTATTGGTGGTGGTAGCCCAAAAAACTTTTTATTGCAAACACAACCGCAACTGCACGAAGTTTTAGGCTTAGAAGAACGCGGTCACGACTACTTTGTGCAAGTTACCGACGCGCGACCTGATACTGGCGGGCTTTCTGGCGCAACTCCGAGTGAAGCTGTCAGCTGGGGTAAAGTAGACCCTGAAGAGTTACCCAGTACAGTTGTTTGCTATACCGACAGTACGATCGCATTACCCATCATCACAGCTTATGTCATTAACCAGTGTAAACCTCGTTCATTAAAACGCTTATACGACCGCCGCGAGGAAATGTATAGTAAGTTGCAGCAAGACTATAGCAGAGGTCAGAAGTCAGGGATTTTAGGGTAG
- a CDS encoding glycosyltransferase family 4 protein, with product MNVLHINQSDLSGGAAIAGYRLHQGLLAQGVDSHLLVGNAQSNSDRVTTTPAKKTYIERQLYLRLTKPLGLNYLHFLNTFNIPKKSVYKNADILNFHNLHTGYFNYLAVSSLTKDKPAVFTLHDMWSFTGHCTYSYDCDRWKTGCGKCPYPDVYPQIEKDNTRLEWRLKNWIYSQSNLTVATPSRWLYEQAKQSILNRFPIHHIPYGIDTQAYQPLDPEQCRAHLGIPRGKKVLMFGADSLTERRKGGDLLAQALQNLPSGLKAETMLLIFGNSGAAIAQTVGMTTIDLGYLTSDESKTIAYSAADLFVFPTRADNLPLTLQESIACGTPMISCKIGGVPDLVRPGITGYLAKPENAQDLCDGIVYLLEEQNLREQMRHNCRAIALSEYPLELQAKRYLELYNQLVKNT from the coding sequence ATGAATGTATTACATATTAATCAATCTGATCTTAGTGGGGGAGCCGCAATTGCAGGCTACAGACTGCACCAAGGTTTACTTGCTCAAGGAGTAGATTCACACCTGTTAGTGGGGAATGCTCAAAGTAACAGCGATCGCGTAACGACAACTCCGGCTAAAAAGACATATATCGAAAGGCAGTTATATCTTCGTTTAACTAAGCCTTTGGGACTAAATTACTTGCATTTTTTGAATACATTTAATATTCCTAAAAAGAGTGTATACAAAAATGCTGATATTCTTAACTTCCATAACTTGCATACAGGATATTTTAACTACTTAGCAGTATCATCTTTAACAAAGGATAAACCTGCTGTGTTTACACTCCATGATATGTGGAGTTTTACAGGACATTGTACATATAGTTACGACTGCGATCGCTGGAAAACTGGCTGCGGAAAATGCCCTTATCCTGATGTTTATCCACAAATTGAAAAAGATAACACTCGCTTAGAATGGAGATTAAAAAATTGGATTTATAGTCAGTCAAATTTAACTGTAGCTACTCCTAGCCGATGGCTATACGAGCAAGCTAAGCAAAGTATCCTCAATCGCTTTCCAATTCACCATATCCCTTATGGCATTGATACCCAAGCTTATCAACCTCTCGATCCAGAACAGTGCAGAGCGCACTTAGGTATACCAAGAGGTAAAAAAGTCCTCATGTTTGGTGCTGATAGCCTTACAGAACGTCGTAAGGGAGGAGATTTACTAGCACAAGCATTACAAAACTTACCGAGTGGATTGAAAGCAGAAACTATGCTGTTAATCTTTGGTAATAGTGGTGCAGCAATTGCTCAAACTGTAGGAATGACAACAATCGATTTGGGTTATCTTACCAGTGACGAATCAAAAACAATCGCTTATTCTGCTGCTGATTTGTTTGTTTTTCCTACACGAGCAGATAATTTACCCCTAACGTTACAAGAGAGTATCGCTTGTGGTACGCCGATGATTTCTTGCAAAATTGGTGGTGTTCCTGACTTGGTACGCCCAGGTATAACAGGTTACTTAGCCAAGCCAGAGAATGCCCAAGATCTCTGTGATGGTATTGTATACCTGCTAGAGGAGCAAAATCTGCGCGAACAAATGCGGCATAATTGTCGGGCGATCGCACTTTCTGAATACCCTCTAGAATTACAAGCAAAACGCTATCTTGAACTTTATAATCAATTGGTTAAAAATACATAA
- a CDS encoding sucrose-phosphate phosphatase: MSPFLFVTDLDNTLVGDDEALSTLNDKLSQHRQEYGTKIVYATGRSPELYRLLTSEKTLLEPDALITSVGTEIYLNGSDTPESGWSTKIAQGWNRDSIVAASAHFADLVPQPDSEQRPFKVSFFLTQSVSGEVIPQLETLLQNRGLDVKLIYSTGQDLDILPRNSDKGLAVQFLRQQWEMCPEQTVVCGDSGNDIALFSSGQERGVIVGNASAELLEWHNANPVDYRYLAQAACAGGILEGLQYFGFLG; this comes from the coding sequence GTGTCACCATTTTTATTCGTAACCGACTTAGATAACACCCTCGTAGGCGATGACGAAGCCCTATCCACACTTAATGATAAATTGAGTCAGCATCGCCAAGAATACGGAACAAAGATCGTTTATGCTACAGGGCGATCGCCAGAACTATACCGCCTACTGACAAGCGAAAAGACTCTTCTTGAACCTGATGCTTTGATTACTTCAGTGGGAACTGAAATATACCTCAACGGTAGCGACACTCCTGAGTCTGGATGGAGTACAAAAATTGCTCAAGGCTGGAATCGTGATTCGATTGTAGCGGCTAGTGCGCATTTTGCTGATTTAGTTCCGCAACCTGATTCAGAACAGCGTCCGTTTAAAGTCAGCTTTTTCTTAACTCAATCCGTTTCTGGTGAAGTGATTCCCCAACTAGAAACTTTGTTGCAAAACCGAGGGTTAGATGTCAAGCTGATCTACAGCACAGGTCAAGATTTAGATATTTTGCCGCGCAACAGCGATAAAGGGCTAGCAGTGCAATTTCTGCGTCAACAATGGGAAATGTGCCCCGAACAAACTGTTGTGTGTGGTGACTCTGGCAATGATATTGCTTTATTTTCTAGTGGACAAGAACGCGGAGTCATTGTAGGAAACGCGAGTGCAGAACTTTTAGAGTGGCATAATGCTAATCCGGTTGACTATCGCTATCTAGCGCAAGCAGCGTGTGCGGGTGGTATTTTAGAAGGCTTACAGTATTTTGGGTTCTTGGGATGA
- the ruvA gene encoding Holliday junction branch migration protein RuvA: MISYLKGVIAGVDKSNSNRVILTLDVNQVGYDLQIPARFVEELPAIGETVQVFTHLQMREEQPLLYGFGSATQRDLFRQLISVSGIGAQLAIALLDTLDLPDLVQAIVSGNTQLLIQAPGVGGRTAERISLELKKKLADWRTSAGFANATSGGPPPAIFEDVQMTLLALGYSASEVSQAITAVSDSAILQQNANAEEWIRQAIAHLSG; this comes from the coding sequence ATGATTAGTTATCTCAAAGGTGTCATCGCTGGTGTAGACAAAAGCAATAGCAATCGTGTCATTCTCACTTTAGATGTGAATCAGGTAGGTTATGACTTGCAAATTCCGGCGCGTTTTGTCGAGGAATTACCTGCTATTGGGGAAACAGTACAAGTTTTTACGCATCTGCAAATGCGAGAAGAACAGCCTTTACTGTATGGTTTTGGTTCAGCCACGCAGCGCGATTTGTTTCGTCAGCTAATTAGTGTCAGTGGTATTGGCGCCCAACTTGCGATCGCGCTACTAGATACATTAGATCTACCTGACTTAGTGCAAGCTATTGTGAGTGGCAACACGCAGTTACTGATTCAAGCGCCAGGTGTCGGAGGTAGAACAGCAGAACGCATTTCTTTGGAGTTAAAAAAGAAGCTAGCTGATTGGCGCACGAGTGCAGGTTTTGCTAATGCGACTTCTGGAGGACCTCCACCTGCAATTTTTGAAGATGTGCAAATGACTCTCCTCGCGTTGGGTTACAGTGCTAGTGAAGTTTCTCAAGCAATTACTGCGGTGAGTGACAGTGCGATTCTACAGCAAAACGCTAATGCTGAGGAATGGATTCGCCAGGCGATCGCGCATTTAAGCGGTTAA
- a CDS encoding ChaB family protein: protein MLYQTNQDLPLEIRRGFSETTQDLYRAAYNCAIHWYGDSVKAHKVALSAVRMHSARTMSVLV, encoded by the coding sequence ATGTTATATCAAACAAATCAAGACTTACCTTTAGAAATCCGTAGGGGTTTTTCTGAAACTACTCAGGACTTGTATCGCGCTGCATATAACTGTGCGATTCATTGGTATGGTGATAGTGTAAAAGCCCATAAGGTTGCTTTAAGTGCTGTGAGAATGCACTCGGCTAGAACTATGAGCGTACTTGTTTAA
- a CDS encoding O-acetyl-ADP-ribose deacetylase, producing MVSVVTSKNISNILLFLPLFKDINNKLYQLNIDQSLLDPYEYSSDFERFVATLYEENFIVTFDWAAWQDEANSYIDSSKLINSASIVTLQKLLTTHVRKKRFWSGHLAGLIRNGYFLVILERLKNMETQNKTLNISQRISVIIGDITQQNVDAIVNAANNSLLGGGGVDGAIHRAAGTRLLEECRQLKGCATGEAKITEGYNLPAKWVIHTVGPVWHGGRQGEDELLARCYRSSLALVEQYQIQTIAFPAISTGAYGFPIDRAAQIAVTEIQHFLNENNTIEHVILLCFSQSAGDRYLRALKQIAKT from the coding sequence ATGGTAAGTGTAGTAACATCTAAAAATATTAGCAATATCTTACTTTTTTTACCTTTATTTAAGGATATTAACAATAAACTATATCAACTAAATATCGATCAAAGTCTACTAGATCCTTATGAATACTCTAGCGATTTTGAAAGATTTGTTGCAACCTTATATGAAGAAAATTTTATTGTTACTTTTGATTGGGCAGCTTGGCAAGATGAAGCCAATAGTTATATTGATAGTTCTAAATTAATAAACTCTGCTTCAATTGTGACTTTGCAGAAATTACTAACAACTCATGTGCGCAAGAAGCGTTTTTGGAGCGGTCACTTAGCAGGGCTAATTAGGAATGGATATTTTTTAGTAATATTAGAAAGGCTGAAAAATATGGAAACGCAGAACAAAACATTAAACATAAGTCAGCGCATCAGCGTCATTATCGGAGATATTACGCAACAAAATGTCGATGCAATTGTGAACGCTGCTAACAACTCGCTGTTGGGTGGAGGTGGTGTGGATGGAGCAATTCATCGTGCAGCAGGAACTCGGTTACTAGAGGAATGTCGCCAACTCAAAGGTTGTGCTACTGGAGAAGCAAAAATCACGGAAGGCTACAATCTTCCAGCCAAGTGGGTTATTCATACTGTAGGTCCAGTATGGCATGGTGGTCGTCAAGGCGAAGATGAGCTACTCGCTCGATGTTACCGTAGCAGTTTGGCGCTAGTAGAACAATATCAAATTCAGACAATTGCTTTTCCAGCAATTAGTACTGGTGCTTATGGATTTCCTATTGATAGAGCAGCACAAATAGCTGTGACTGAAATTCAGCATTTTCTCAACGAGAATAATACTATCGAACACGTGATTTTGCTTTGCTTTAGTCAAAGTGCAGGCGATCGCTACCTCAGAGCATTAAAACAAATTGCCAAAACCTAG
- the cobO gene encoding cob(I)yrinic acid a,c-diamide adenosyltransferase, with product MIHNTSKSSNPDIEAERLNQEATASSLTEEQYQRKMQRRKEVQEKRVAQASQEKGLIIVNTGNGKGKTTAALGMVLRSLGHGYKVAIIQFIKGAWEPAEKAVLSQWANQLKFYAMGEGFTWETQNRERDIQKANEAWETALNCICNPEFRLVLLDEVNVALKLGFLSVDTVLAGLEQKPSDSHIILTGRGAPTALIERADLVTEMTLVKHPFREQGVKAQPGIEF from the coding sequence ATGATACATAATACGTCTAAAAGCTCAAACCCAGACATAGAAGCGGAACGCTTGAATCAAGAAGCAACGGCTTCATCACTAACGGAAGAACAATATCAGCGTAAGATGCAGCGGCGTAAAGAAGTGCAAGAAAAACGGGTAGCCCAAGCATCACAGGAAAAAGGCTTAATTATTGTTAATACTGGTAACGGTAAAGGAAAAACAACAGCAGCACTAGGAATGGTGTTGCGATCGCTTGGTCATGGCTATAAAGTAGCAATTATCCAATTTATTAAAGGAGCGTGGGAACCTGCAGAGAAAGCAGTTCTCAGTCAGTGGGCAAATCAGCTAAAATTTTATGCGATGGGTGAAGGCTTTACTTGGGAAACTCAAAACCGCGAACGTGATATCCAAAAAGCTAATGAAGCATGGGAAACTGCATTAAACTGCATTTGTAATCCTGAGTTTAGGTTAGTACTGTTAGATGAAGTGAATGTTGCCCTCAAATTAGGTTTTTTGAGTGTTGATACAGTGCTAGCAGGGCTAGAGCAAAAGCCAAGTGATTCCCACATAATTTTGACAGGGAGAGGCGCACCTACAGCATTAATAGAACGTGCTGACTTGGTAACTGAAATGACACTAGTCAAGCATCCTTTTCGCGAACAAGGAGTCAAAGCCCAACCAGGTATTGAGTTTTAA